The genomic window ATCCTGTGGTCCTCCGCCCTCGGCTGCTATCACACGACCGCTCCAATGGCTACAACCTATCGTGAACCACTCTAGCGGTCGGATGCTCCTCCTCCCGCATTACCGACTGAAACTCGGCGGTGGGAATGTTTTTGCGGGAGGCGTCCTGGTGGGTGAGTGGTGCGACGGTCTTTTTTTGTTCTCTTAGGTTTTCGGGGCATATGTGAACTCGAAGACCTCTAGGAGAATAGACTTTATGCTGCCTGATCCTCAACCGCGAGCTTGCGTCCGACGGCGCGGAGGGCTTTTTCGACGTGGCTGATATGGGAGCGATGATCCAGATTCACAAGCCTGCGCACGACGGATTCGCTCAGACCCAAACGAGCCGCGAGGGCCACAGCGAGGGCATCCTCGGCCATCGCCAACGCCTCGGCCCGGTCATCGCCACAGGTCAGCGCTCCCGGCACATCGGGGAAGCGCGCGAAAAAGCCCCCGCCTTCTTCAGGCGTCAAAACGCATGGATAAACGTACCGCATCAGAACTCCTTCTTGTCGATGTTCAGATCGTTCAACATGGCGGCCAACAAACCCGGACCGATTTCCTCGCGCGGCACGGTCGTAAAGCGATCCCCGATGTGAAGCCGCCCGTGACTGCCCTTGCCCCGGTTTGGATTGAAGTGGGATACAAGCCCTACTCTTTTTGCATAGCGCCTGGCCCGCCTGACAGATTCGCCGCTCTTCATCAGATGTTCTT from Desulfurellaceae bacterium includes these protein-coding regions:
- a CDS encoding type II toxin-antitoxin system HicB family antitoxin is translated as MRYVYPCVLTPEEGGGFFARFPDVPGALTCGDDRAEALAMAEDALAVALAARLGLSESVVRRLVNLDHRSHISHVEKALRAVGRKLAVEDQAA